One window from the genome of Streptomyces sp. NBC_00287 encodes:
- a CDS encoding TIGR03767 family metallophosphoesterase: MSRIRSVASSALGVHRRSILAAAGAVSLSAGVGYALRPTDSQAATTGTPAAAADAEAPVASSRRAPFLPLAPYTRGTTLASVAAPRGTTGYRRLGRAPGWARVVRSELAAAKSGREDRRTTLAAFVQLTDMHIIDAQHPMRLEYLRSTDVHAWRPHEALTVHGAVSLVERVNALRGAPVTGAPLQFAMTTGDNTDNNARSELEWFLTVMSGGRITPNSGDPRHYEGVLNSGLKQYWQPDSNVRDADKQLGFPYLEGFLAAVMRELQSPGLSLPWYSTVGNHDAMPLGCYASHRDTYLTDYAVGGKKLMSLPAAEAKKLQEALKQAKDPQGAQLRELLKAHTRDMRPVTPDERRAPYTPTEYIKAHLDPAFRGVGPVGHGYSSANLDAGTQYYSFRIADDVIGISMDTTDAGGHYEGSIGSEQLRWLDKTLRDNKDSYAIVFSHHTSKTMDNTRRDPARPTERRHNGQEVLALLGSHSNVLAWVNGHIHRNAITPHSAPDGRSFWEISTASHVDFPQLARVIELVDNKDGTISLFTTCVESAAPYRTDFTDLSQTGLAALYRELSFNAPGARTDLAGGRGDRNTELVLKKG, encoded by the coding sequence ATGTCGCGCATACGCTCTGTCGCCAGCTCCGCGCTGGGCGTCCACCGCCGATCCATCCTCGCCGCCGCCGGGGCGGTGTCCCTCTCCGCCGGTGTCGGCTACGCCCTGCGGCCCACCGACAGCCAGGCCGCCACCACCGGCACCCCGGCCGCCGCCGCGGACGCGGAGGCACCGGTCGCCTCCTCGCGCCGGGCACCCTTCCTGCCGCTCGCCCCCTACACCCGGGGCACCACACTCGCGAGCGTCGCCGCCCCGCGCGGCACCACCGGATACCGCCGACTGGGCCGCGCGCCCGGCTGGGCCCGTGTGGTGCGCAGCGAGCTGGCCGCGGCCAAGTCGGGGCGCGAGGACCGCCGTACGACGCTCGCCGCGTTCGTACAGCTCACCGACATGCACATCATCGACGCCCAGCACCCGATGCGGCTGGAGTACCTGCGCTCCACCGATGTGCACGCCTGGCGGCCGCACGAGGCGCTCACCGTGCACGGCGCCGTCTCGCTGGTCGAGCGGGTCAACGCGCTGCGGGGCGCCCCCGTCACCGGCGCCCCGCTCCAGTTCGCCATGACCACCGGCGACAACACCGACAACAACGCCCGCTCCGAGCTGGAGTGGTTCCTCACCGTCATGAGCGGCGGCCGCATCACCCCCAACTCCGGTGACCCGCGGCACTACGAGGGCGTCCTGAACAGCGGTCTCAAGCAGTACTGGCAGCCCGACTCGAACGTCCGCGACGCCGACAAGCAGCTCGGCTTCCCGTACCTGGAGGGCTTCCTCGCGGCGGTCATGCGGGAGCTGCAGAGCCCCGGCCTCTCCCTCCCCTGGTACTCCACCGTCGGCAACCACGACGCCATGCCGCTCGGCTGCTACGCCTCGCACCGCGACACCTACCTCACCGACTACGCCGTCGGCGGCAAGAAGCTGATGAGCCTGCCCGCGGCCGAGGCCAAGAAGCTCCAGGAAGCCCTGAAGCAGGCCAAGGACCCCCAGGGCGCCCAGCTCCGCGAGCTGCTCAAGGCCCACACCCGCGACATGCGCCCGGTCACCCCGGACGAGCGGCGCGCCCCGTACACGCCGACCGAGTACATCAAGGCCCACCTCGACCCGGCGTTCCGGGGCGTCGGCCCGGTCGGCCACGGCTACTCCTCGGCGAACCTCGACGCGGGCACCCAGTACTACAGCTTCCGCATCGCCGACGACGTCATCGGCATCAGCATGGACACCACCGACGCGGGCGGCCACTACGAAGGCTCCATCGGCAGCGAGCAGTTGCGCTGGCTGGACAAGACGCTGCGGGACAACAAGGACTCGTACGCCATCGTCTTCAGCCATCACACCAGCAAGACGATGGACAACACCCGCCGCGACCCGGCCCGCCCGACCGAGCGGCGCCACAACGGCCAGGAGGTCCTCGCCCTCCTCGGCAGCCACAGCAACGTCCTTGCCTGGGTGAACGGCCATATCCACCGCAACGCCATCACCCCGCACTCGGCGCCCGACGGCCGCTCTTTTTGGGAGATCTCCACCGCCTCGCACGTCGACTTCCCCCAACTCGCCCGGGTCATCGAGCTGGTGGACAACAAGGACGGCACGATCTCCCTCTTCACCACCTGCGTGGAGTCCGCGGCCCCCTACCGCACGGACTTCACCGACCTCTCCCAGACCGGCCTCGCCGCCCTCTACCGCGAACTGTCCTTCAACGCCCCCGGCGCCCGGACGGACCTGGCGGGAGGACGAGGGGACCGGAACACGGAGCTGGTCCTCAAGAAGGGCTGA
- a CDS encoding CGNR zinc finger domain-containing protein has protein sequence MSADPRPLIGEPLSLDLLNTRWIQDGALRDLLADTDGLAIWLASNDLDGTCSADATTLRHLLQARDALKVAVDGSPKEAAPLVDAVLAHGRIRATLTAEGPGELPEFNSPTWAPAWLAARNYLTLLTTAPDRIRACAHDDCVLHFFDTSRNGTRRWCSMAACGNRAKASRHYARTKTD, from the coding sequence ATGTCCGCCGACCCCCGCCCCCTCATCGGCGAGCCGCTCTCGCTGGACCTGCTGAACACGCGCTGGATCCAGGACGGGGCCCTGCGCGACCTGCTGGCGGACACCGACGGACTGGCGATCTGGCTCGCGTCGAACGACCTGGACGGAACCTGCTCCGCCGACGCCACGACCCTGCGCCATCTCCTCCAGGCCCGTGACGCCCTGAAGGTGGCCGTCGACGGATCACCGAAGGAAGCGGCGCCGCTCGTCGACGCCGTCCTCGCGCACGGCAGGATCCGGGCCACGCTCACCGCCGAGGGACCCGGCGAGCTGCCCGAGTTCAACTCCCCCACCTGGGCTCCGGCCTGGCTCGCCGCGCGGAACTACCTGACGCTGCTCACCACCGCCCCGGACCGCATCCGCGCCTGCGCCCACGACGACTGCGTCCTGCACTTCTTCGACACCTCACGCAACGGCACCCGCCGCTGGTGCTCGATGGCGGCCTGCGGCAACCGTGCGAAGGCGTCGCGCCATTACGCACGGACGAAGACCGATTGA
- a CDS encoding VOC family protein, with protein MTLSHGHLGLNVTDLDRSLAFYRDVLGFSLLAEGKEEGRRYAFLGDGEQLLFTLWQQAKGPYGEGRAGLHHLAFQADSIERVRAYETALREYGVEFAYDGVVAHAEGAASGGIFFHDPDGIRLEIAVPSGAEGAPVPNESAPTCGFF; from the coding sequence ATGACCTTGAGCCACGGCCACCTCGGCCTGAACGTCACCGACCTGGACCGCTCGCTCGCCTTCTACCGCGACGTCCTCGGCTTCTCACTGCTGGCCGAGGGCAAGGAGGAGGGCCGGCGGTACGCGTTCCTCGGCGACGGCGAGCAGCTCCTCTTCACGCTCTGGCAGCAGGCGAAGGGGCCCTACGGCGAGGGCCGCGCCGGCCTGCACCACCTCGCCTTCCAGGCGGACTCGATCGAGCGGGTCCGCGCCTACGAGACGGCGCTGCGCGAGTACGGCGTGGAGTTCGCCTACGACGGGGTCGTGGCCCACGCCGAGGGCGCGGCGTCCGGCGGCATCTTCTTCCACGACCCCGACGGCATCCGGCTGGAGATCGCGGTGCCCAGTGGTGCCGAGGGTGCGCCCGTGCCCAACGAGTCGGCGCCGACCTGCGGATTCTTCTAG
- a CDS encoding TerD family protein: MTHITKGANTPVPAGLLRVAVVRRKAPGTPAVEVSALLLDAAGKVRGDADLVFHNQPVHPSGAVRHVGTGDSGEQLAEWLELDLPRVEASVQRVLIAGSCDEGTFGAVPGLAAQTVAPDGSIVAHYAVTDASSETAFVLGEFYRRNGEWKFRAVGQGYDSGLAGLATDFGIVVAEAPAPVAPVMNTGVAKTSAPPVAVPPPATAVSMPATVVSPPAPVVSPPSPSTGPSPSWGSAFFDFEPYVRSGNGSSKITMDIPFPPDCGPVIMEARVEGYQWIQVQIPGRDDTIFCHDLPEHQGRVLFVPPRKGGPLRLKVSCSGHWKLTVLPLSAARPFDAETVKGSGPEVLAYTGGAADLKVRATDKHSGWFQLNCHRGDTPDELKHPERLVHAWNGKRVKETVRITEGPILLSIDKSRHHWELTTTPLPVRDPAKGRESGVYKGRGEKTITLVNPRPGRPALVEYDFPGAEANYSLEVKVLDEYGDEDEWLVGTRHGTRGVAMTFSNGAAERTVRVKHSGDWTLRLLPEEEAPLITGPVEGKGNTVLRWPGPPTLMSVKRTSLGKEGKLAAYAMNHPFGKSVIIADTNERRRPVLGPVFVDPGGSCFVIVNAVEGTKWRLEPEPLSAAPVLGARTQDGWYGVVRHIGAESELVAAGTSGILHIYELDENLFPKRKITGSSGPYRVASSILHVRALGEWVIELRG, encoded by the coding sequence ATGACGCACATCACCAAAGGGGCCAACACCCCTGTCCCCGCAGGTCTGCTGAGGGTCGCGGTCGTCCGCCGCAAGGCGCCGGGGACGCCCGCCGTGGAAGTCTCGGCGCTGCTGCTCGACGCCGCGGGCAAGGTACGCGGCGACGCCGACCTCGTCTTCCACAACCAGCCCGTGCATCCCTCGGGGGCGGTGCGGCACGTGGGCACCGGTGACAGCGGCGAACAGCTCGCGGAGTGGCTGGAGCTGGATCTGCCCCGGGTGGAGGCGTCGGTGCAGCGGGTGCTGATCGCCGGGTCCTGCGACGAGGGGACCTTCGGCGCGGTGCCGGGTCTCGCGGCGCAGACGGTGGCGCCGGACGGTTCGATCGTCGCCCATTACGCGGTGACGGACGCGTCGAGCGAGACTGCCTTCGTGCTCGGGGAGTTCTACCGGCGCAACGGGGAGTGGAAGTTCCGGGCGGTGGGACAGGGGTACGACTCGGGGCTCGCGGGGCTGGCCACGGACTTCGGGATCGTGGTGGCGGAGGCACCGGCGCCGGTGGCGCCGGTGATGAACACCGGGGTGGCGAAGACATCGGCGCCTCCAGTGGCCGTACCGCCGCCCGCCACCGCCGTGTCGATGCCCGCCACCGTCGTGTCACCGCCCGCCCCCGTCGTGTCACCGCCCTCCCCGTCCACCGGCCCCTCCCCCTCCTGGGGATCCGCCTTCTTCGATTTCGAGCCCTACGTCCGCAGCGGCAATGGCAGCTCCAAGATCACCATGGACATACCGTTCCCGCCGGACTGCGGGCCGGTGATCATGGAGGCGCGGGTCGAGGGCTACCAGTGGATCCAGGTCCAGATCCCCGGACGCGACGACACGATCTTCTGCCACGACCTGCCCGAGCACCAGGGCCGTGTCCTGTTCGTACCGCCCCGCAAGGGCGGCCCGCTGCGGCTGAAAGTGAGCTGCTCCGGACACTGGAAGCTCACCGTCCTGCCCCTGTCGGCGGCCCGCCCGTTCGACGCCGAGACGGTCAAGGGGAGCGGCCCCGAGGTCCTCGCCTACACGGGCGGCGCGGCCGATCTGAAGGTCCGGGCCACGGACAAGCACAGCGGCTGGTTCCAGCTGAACTGCCACCGGGGCGACACCCCCGACGAGCTCAAGCACCCGGAGCGGCTCGTCCACGCCTGGAACGGCAAGCGGGTCAAGGAAACCGTCCGGATCACCGAAGGTCCCATCCTGCTCTCGATCGACAAGAGCCGGCACCACTGGGAGCTCACCACCACGCCGCTGCCCGTCCGCGACCCCGCCAAGGGCCGCGAGTCCGGCGTCTACAAGGGCCGGGGCGAGAAGACGATCACGCTGGTCAACCCCCGGCCCGGGCGCCCCGCACTGGTCGAGTACGACTTCCCGGGCGCCGAGGCCAACTACTCGCTGGAGGTCAAGGTCCTCGACGAGTACGGCGACGAGGACGAGTGGCTCGTCGGCACCCGGCACGGCACCCGGGGCGTGGCCATGACGTTCAGCAACGGCGCGGCCGAGCGGACCGTACGGGTCAAGCACTCCGGCGACTGGACCCTGCGTCTGCTGCCGGAGGAGGAGGCGCCGCTGATCACCGGCCCGGTGGAGGGCAAGGGCAACACGGTCCTGCGCTGGCCGGGGCCGCCCACGCTGATGAGCGTGAAGCGGACCTCGCTCGGGAAGGAGGGGAAGCTCGCCGCGTACGCCATGAACCATCCGTTCGGGAAGTCGGTGATCATCGCCGACACCAATGAGCGCCGCCGTCCCGTCCTCGGGCCCGTCTTCGTCGATCCCGGCGGGTCCTGCTTCGTGATCGTCAATGCCGTCGAGGGTACGAAGTGGCGTCTTGAGCCGGAGCCGCTCAGTGCGGCGCCCGTGCTCGGCGCGCGGACCCAGGACGGCTGGTACGGAGTCGTACGTCACATCGGGGCAGAGAGCGAGCTGGTCGCCGCCGGCACGAGTGGCATCCTCCATATCTACGAACTGGACGAAAACCTGTTTCCGAAGCGGAAAATCACCGGTTCTTCCGGCCCGTACCGCGTAGCGAGCTCAATCCTGCACGTCAGGGCGCTCGGGGAATGGGTGATCGAGCTGCGTGGCTGA
- a CDS encoding RNA polymerase sigma factor produces MTRRGQRDAVLDAPDDPLDAAQERRVRAVLALGGVPQADLPDGVQQVRLRLLERAASGREAPRDVSAWAAVVASNLAMDWHRAKKRQERLGERLAALRQSEHPSGEDSSLLSLAVAQGLDELPDAQRQVVVLRFYADLPVRDIAEQLAIPEGTVKSRLHTAVRALRARLHEDEVV; encoded by the coding sequence ATGACCCGTCGCGGCCAGCGGGACGCGGTGCTCGACGCACCGGACGACCCACTGGACGCGGCCCAGGAACGCAGGGTGCGGGCGGTGCTGGCACTCGGCGGGGTACCGCAGGCGGACCTGCCGGACGGGGTGCAGCAGGTCCGTCTGCGGTTGCTGGAGCGGGCCGCGAGCGGCAGGGAGGCGCCGCGGGACGTCTCCGCGTGGGCGGCGGTCGTCGCCTCCAACCTCGCCATGGACTGGCACCGGGCCAAGAAGCGGCAGGAGCGGCTCGGGGAGCGGCTCGCCGCTCTGCGCCAGAGCGAACACCCCTCCGGCGAGGACAGCAGCCTGCTCTCCCTCGCCGTGGCCCAGGGCCTGGACGAACTGCCCGACGCCCAGCGCCAGGTGGTCGTCCTGCGCTTCTACGCCGATCTGCCGGTACGGGACATCGCCGAGCAACTCGCGATCCCCGAGGGCACGGTCAAGAGCAGGCTGCACACGGCGGTACGCGCCCTGCGCGCCCGCCTGCACGAGGACGAGGTGGTGTGA
- a CDS encoding pyridoxamine 5'-phosphate oxidase family protein codes for MGVYHAGSLAVQDRLGVRELADHVGRSIGEGIKPVAAAFLELQPLLVVGAADPATGRVWAAPLSGSPGFVRATGPRQISVVGGGTPGVPTSPLAAALATEGTPVGTIALDPRTRRRMRLNGTLRPTPRGIAIEADRVFANCPKYLQRRETYETLPDRRPGEPRVADELTEAQAEFLAVADTFFLASVHEGGADASHRGGNPGFVRVDSPRELSWRDYPGNAMFLTLGNLAADPRAGLLFLDWTTGTAVYLTGEARTEFTPERRVRFTLFEAIEIQGAVPLRWSAPEYSPANPDCP; via the coding sequence ATGGGCGTCTATCACGCGGGCTCGCTCGCCGTGCAGGACCGGCTCGGGGTGCGGGAGCTCGCCGACCATGTGGGCCGGTCCATCGGGGAGGGCATCAAGCCGGTGGCCGCCGCCTTCCTGGAACTCCAGCCGCTGCTGGTCGTCGGCGCCGCCGACCCGGCGACCGGCAGGGTGTGGGCGGCGCCGCTGTCAGGTTCGCCCGGGTTTGTACGGGCTACCGGGCCCCGGCAGATCTCCGTCGTGGGCGGAGGCACCCCTGGCGTCCCGACCTCCCCGCTCGCGGCGGCCCTCGCCACCGAGGGCACCCCGGTCGGCACCATCGCCCTCGACCCGCGCACCCGGCGCCGGATGCGGCTCAACGGCACGCTCCGGCCCACCCCGAGAGGGATCGCGATCGAGGCGGACCGGGTCTTCGCCAACTGCCCGAAGTACCTCCAGCGCAGGGAGACGTACGAAACCCTGCCCGACCGCAGGCCCGGGGAGCCCCGCGTGGCCGACGAACTGACCGAAGCGCAGGCCGAGTTCCTCGCCGTGGCCGACACCTTCTTCCTGGCCAGCGTCCATGAGGGCGGCGCCGATGCCAGCCATCGCGGCGGCAACCCGGGCTTCGTCCGCGTCGACTCGCCGCGCGAACTGAGCTGGCGCGACTACCCGGGCAACGCCATGTTCCTGACCCTCGGCAACCTCGCCGCCGACCCCCGTGCGGGACTGCTTTTCCTGGACTGGACGACGGGCACGGCGGTGTATCTCACCGGCGAGGCCCGTACGGAGTTCACCCCCGAACGCCGCGTCCGTTTCACCCTGTTTGAGGCGATTGAAATTCAGGGCGCCGTCCCCCTGCGCTGGTCCGCGCCGGAGTACTCGCCCGCGAACCCGGACTGCCCCTGA
- a CDS encoding aspartate-semialdehyde dehydrogenase, with protein sequence MRVGIVGATGQVGTVMRRILTERDFPVTELRLFASARSAGTVLDGVTVEDAATADYTGLDIVLFSAGGATSKALAEKVASQGAVVIDNSSAWRKDPQVPLVVSEVNPHAIADRPKGIIANPNCTTMAAMPVLQPLHEEAGLEALVVATYQAVSGSGLAGVAELHGQAQKVVADADKLTHDGEAVDFPEPQVYKRPIAFNVLPLAGSIVDDGLNETDEEQKLRNESRKILEIPELKVSGTCVRVPVFAGHSLQVNARFARPLSAERATELLAGAPGVTLSDIPTPLEAAGKDASFVGRIRTDETVEHGLALFISNDNLRKGAALNAVQIAELVAAELKG encoded by the coding sequence GTGAGGGTCGGAATCGTCGGAGCCACCGGTCAGGTCGGCACGGTCATGCGCAGGATCCTCACGGAGCGAGACTTCCCCGTCACGGAGCTGCGTCTGTTCGCCTCGGCCCGTTCGGCGGGGACGGTCCTGGACGGTGTCACGGTGGAGGACGCGGCGACGGCCGACTACACGGGCCTGGACATCGTGCTGTTCTCGGCGGGCGGCGCCACCTCGAAGGCGCTGGCCGAAAAGGTCGCCTCGCAGGGCGCGGTCGTGATCGACAACTCCTCGGCCTGGCGCAAGGACCCCCAGGTCCCGCTGGTCGTCTCCGAGGTGAACCCGCACGCCATCGCTGACCGGCCCAAGGGGATCATCGCCAACCCGAACTGCACCACGATGGCCGCGATGCCGGTGCTGCAGCCGCTGCACGAGGAGGCGGGGCTGGAGGCGCTGGTCGTCGCCACGTACCAGGCGGTGTCCGGGTCCGGGCTCGCGGGCGTGGCCGAGCTGCACGGCCAGGCGCAGAAGGTCGTCGCCGACGCGGACAAGCTGACCCATGACGGCGAGGCGGTCGACTTCCCCGAGCCGCAGGTCTACAAGCGCCCGATCGCGTTCAACGTGCTCCCGCTGGCCGGCTCGATCGTCGACGACGGTCTGAACGAGACGGACGAGGAGCAGAAGCTCCGCAACGAGTCCCGCAAGATCCTGGAGATCCCCGAGCTGAAGGTCTCCGGCACCTGCGTCCGTGTCCCGGTCTTCGCTGGCCACTCCCTCCAGGTCAACGCCCGCTTCGCGCGCCCGCTGTCGGCGGAGCGAGCAACGGAACTGCTGGCCGGCGCCCCCGGCGTCACCCTCTCCGACATCCCGACCCCGCTCGAGGCGGCCGGCAAGGACGCGTCGTTCGTCGGCCGCATCCGCACCGACGAGACGGTGGAACACGGCCTGGCCCTGTTCATCTCCAACGACAACCTCCGCAAGGGCGCCGCCCTGAACGCGGTCCAGATCGCGGAACTGGTGGCGGCCGAGCTGAAGGGCTAG
- a CDS encoding S8 family serine peptidase, which yields MTHTPQREPISGARRAARIAVAAGLVAALSAAGPIPMAFAEDAPAAADPAVKSAHDKLGSDDADLLADAKAAGDKNVTMMIATAPGKTEQVAEDLDAVKGGSVGRTYDKLGYVRATVPTGKADAAIAAAAKLSSVHGIDLREEIPLDDPAVDTKESASTAAAYPAPGKDTPAENPYNPSFETGAVDFVDDHPKADGRGITIGVLDSGVDLSHPALQKTTTGERKIVDWVTATDPIIDSDATWRPMVTNVSGPSFTFSGRTWTAPAGSYQVNLFRESVTAGGDAKGDANRDGDTTDVWGVLYDAASGTVRVDLNNNADFGDDTPMKPYKDGFQIGWFGTDNPDTDVAERQPFVVEIRKDVPMDPYGGDWVGQKRDFVNIGVIESEHGTHVAGITAANGLFGGEMNGAAPGAKVVSSRACTWTGGCTNVALTEGMIDLVVNRGVDIVNMSIGGLPALNDGNNARAELYTRLIDTYGVQLVISAGNSGPGANTIGDPSLADKVISVGASVSKATWASNYGSAVQKSYAMMPFSSRGPREDGGFTPTLVAPGASVNTIQTWLPGAPVAEAGYSLPAGYGMLQGTSMASPQAAGASALLLSAAKQKGIALTPATLRTALTSTADHISGVQAYEEGAGLINIPDAWDSIKDGATSHTYSVKAPVDTAIDQFLKTPGYGTGLYDREGGLKAGQKKTYEITLTRTSGADRAIRHELHFENNAGDTFRIVGSDEVSLPLNQPVTVKVQAAPKSAGLKSAILEVDDPRTEGIDKQVMSTVVVAAPLQYTYSASGTVQRNSTKHYFVTVPEGAKSLEVAIGGLKDKSQTRFIAIHPYGVPADTTSTPNCYNNYLDGNGCKPDVRSYADPQPGVWEIEVESRRTSPLLDNPYKLDVAVLGAVFDPETVTVPEAKVGTPIEASWKVTNKFAALDGKLAGGPLGSSKAARPTIADHETHTTTVEVPEGATSLDVAIGNVSDNAADLDLTVYDKDGNQVAQAADGDSEEAVSIAKPAAGTYTIEVVGYSVPSGSTAYDYLDVFFSAALGSVTVDESTPVKLGTGDSATVSASVTAAAAAPEGREFFGQVQLLNARGTVAGAGSVKIEKVTP from the coding sequence ATGACCCACACCCCCCAGCGCGAACCCATATCGGGCGCCAGACGCGCGGCCCGGATAGCAGTGGCCGCGGGGCTCGTGGCCGCGCTCTCCGCTGCCGGGCCGATACCCATGGCCTTCGCCGAGGACGCCCCGGCCGCGGCCGATCCGGCCGTCAAGTCCGCGCACGACAAGCTCGGTTCCGACGACGCGGACCTGCTCGCCGACGCCAAGGCGGCCGGCGACAAGAACGTCACGATGATGATCGCCACCGCCCCCGGAAAGACCGAGCAGGTCGCCGAGGACCTGGACGCGGTCAAGGGCGGCTCCGTGGGCCGCACCTACGACAAGCTCGGCTATGTCCGCGCCACCGTCCCGACGGGCAAGGCGGACGCGGCCATCGCCGCCGCGGCGAAGCTCTCCTCCGTGCACGGCATCGACCTGCGCGAGGAGATCCCGCTGGACGACCCGGCCGTCGACACCAAGGAGTCGGCGTCGACCGCGGCCGCCTATCCGGCCCCCGGCAAGGACACCCCGGCCGAGAACCCGTACAACCCCTCATTCGAGACCGGTGCCGTCGACTTCGTCGACGACCACCCGAAGGCGGACGGCCGCGGGATCACCATCGGTGTCCTGGACTCGGGCGTGGACCTCTCCCACCCGGCGCTCCAGAAGACCACCACCGGTGAGCGCAAGATCGTCGACTGGGTCACCGCGACCGACCCGATCATCGACAGCGACGCCACCTGGCGCCCGATGGTCACCAATGTCTCCGGGCCGAGCTTCACCTTCTCCGGCCGCACCTGGACGGCACCCGCCGGGTCGTACCAGGTCAACCTGTTCCGGGAGTCCGTGACCGCGGGCGGCGACGCCAAGGGCGACGCGAACCGGGACGGGGACACCACCGACGTCTGGGGCGTCCTCTACGACGCCGCGTCCGGCACGGTCCGGGTCGACCTGAACAACAACGCCGACTTCGGTGACGACACCCCGATGAAGCCGTACAAGGACGGCTTCCAGATCGGCTGGTTCGGCACCGACAACCCGGACACCGACGTCGCCGAGCGTCAGCCGTTCGTCGTGGAGATCCGCAAGGACGTCCCGATGGACCCCTACGGCGGTGACTGGGTCGGCCAGAAGCGCGACTTCGTCAACATCGGCGTCATCGAGTCCGAGCACGGCACCCACGTCGCCGGTATCACCGCCGCCAACGGCCTGTTCGGCGGCGAGATGAACGGCGCCGCGCCCGGTGCGAAGGTCGTCTCCTCGCGCGCCTGCACCTGGACCGGCGGCTGCACCAACGTCGCGCTGACCGAGGGCATGATCGACCTCGTCGTCAACCGCGGCGTGGACATCGTCAACATGTCCATCGGCGGTCTGCCGGCGCTGAACGACGGCAACAACGCGCGTGCCGAGCTCTACACCCGTCTGATCGACACCTACGGCGTCCAGCTGGTGATCTCCGCGGGCAACTCCGGCCCCGGCGCCAACACCATCGGCGACCCGTCCCTGGCCGACAAGGTGATCTCGGTCGGCGCGTCCGTCTCCAAGGCGACCTGGGCCTCCAACTACGGCTCGGCCGTGCAGAAGTCGTACGCGATGATGCCGTTCTCCTCCCGCGGTCCGCGCGAGGACGGCGGCTTCACTCCGACGCTCGTGGCGCCGGGTGCCTCGGTCAACACCATCCAGACCTGGCTGCCGGGCGCCCCTGTCGCCGAGGCGGGCTACTCGCTGCCCGCCGGTTACGGCATGCTCCAGGGCACCTCGATGGCCTCCCCGCAGGCCGCGGGCGCCTCGGCGCTGCTGCTGAGCGCGGCCAAGCAGAAGGGCATCGCGCTCACCCCGGCGACCCTGCGCACGGCGCTCACCTCGACCGCCGACCACATCAGCGGTGTGCAGGCGTACGAGGAAGGCGCGGGCCTGATCAACATCCCCGACGCCTGGGACTCCATCAAGGACGGCGCCACCTCGCACACCTACTCGGTGAAGGCGCCGGTCGACACCGCGATCGACCAGTTCCTGAAGACGCCGGGCTACGGCACGGGTCTCTACGACCGTGAGGGCGGTCTGAAGGCCGGTCAGAAGAAGACGTACGAGATCACCCTGACCCGTACGTCCGGTGCCGACCGCGCGATCCGGCACGAGCTGCACTTCGAGAACAACGCCGGTGACACCTTCCGGATCGTCGGCTCCGACGAGGTCAGCCTGCCGCTGAACCAGCCGGTCACCGTCAAGGTGCAGGCCGCGCCGAAGTCCGCCGGGCTGAAGAGCGCGATCCTGGAGGTCGACGACCCGCGCACCGAGGGCATCGACAAGCAGGTCATGTCGACGGTCGTGGTCGCCGCGCCGCTGCAGTACACCTACTCCGCGTCCGGCACGGTGCAGCGCAACAGCACCAAGCACTACTTCGTGACCGTCCCCGAGGGCGCCAAGTCGCTCGAGGTCGCGATCGGCGGGCTGAAGGACAAGAGCCAGACCCGCTTCATCGCCATCCACCCCTACGGCGTCCCGGCGGACACCACGTCCACGCCGAACTGCTACAACAACTACCTCGACGGCAACGGCTGCAAGCCGGACGTGCGCTCGTACGCCGACCCGCAGCCCGGCGTCTGGGAGATCGAGGTCGAGTCGCGCCGTACGTCGCCGCTGCTCGACAACCCCTACAAGCTGGACGTCGCCGTCCTCGGCGCGGTCTTCGACCCGGAGACCGTGACCGTGCCCGAGGCCAAGGTCGGCACGCCGATCGAGGCCTCCTGGAAGGTGACGAACAAGTTCGCCGCCCTCGACGGCAAGCTGGCGGGCGGCCCGCTCGGCTCCTCCAAGGCGGCCCGGCCGACCATCGCCGACCACGAGACGCACACCACCACGGTCGAGGTGCCCGAGGGCGCCACGTCCCTGGACGTCGCCATCGGCAATGTCTCGGACAACGCCGCCGACCTGGACCTGACGGTCTACGACAAGGACGGCAACCAGGTCGCGCAGGCCGCCGACGGCGACTCGGAGGAGGCGGTCTCCATCGCCAAGCCCGCCGCCGGCACTTACACGATCGAGGTCGTGGGCTACTCGGTGCCGTCCGGCTCCACCGCCTACGACTACCTGGACGTGTTCTTCTCCGCCGCGCTCGGCTCGGTCACCGTCGACGAGTCGACGCCGGTGAAGCTCGGCACGGGCGACTCCGCCACCGTCTCCGCGAGCGTCACCGCCGCGGCGGCCGCGCCGGAGGGCCGTGAGTTCTTCGGCCAGGTCCAGCTGCTGAACGCGCGCGGCACGGTCGCGGGCGCGGGCAGTGTGAAGATCGAGAAGGTCACGCCGTAG